One stretch of Acholeplasma laidlawii PG-8A DNA includes these proteins:
- a CDS encoding epoxyqueuosine reductase, which translates to MVYEKLKEAFDFVGTIDADRYQSIKFDYNLVGYESIFVVGLGYPNTYLKHENDKLTASMYTYGYDYHDVMRSMMHEALKELNVDYKALVDNHTINERKCLEMTGLAFHGKNNLMIHKDLGSFFFIGLVLTKEKYPEVIEENKLSCGDCTICIKACPVGALDNGFDWPTCISGYNQEKRALTDYEISKNALLMGCDICQRVCPYNKGVNSTRVEAFREKPTSYVIIQDLFDLTNKEFMEKYGKHAYTWRGKTLLLRNALTILLRQKNVAYNDLIRQTIIDPKYPDWYKEDAQNILNKLEKFDI; encoded by the coding sequence ATGGTGTATGAAAAATTAAAAGAAGCATTTGATTTTGTTGGTACTATTGATGCAGATAGATACCAATCAATTAAATTTGATTATAACCTCGTAGGATATGAATCCATTTTTGTTGTAGGCTTAGGTTATCCAAATACATACCTAAAACATGAGAATGATAAGCTAACTGCATCGATGTATACTTATGGTTATGATTATCATGATGTTATGCGTTCTATGATGCACGAAGCCTTAAAAGAACTAAATGTTGATTATAAGGCGTTAGTAGATAATCATACAATTAACGAGCGTAAGTGTTTAGAAATGACAGGCTTAGCCTTTCATGGTAAAAACAATTTAATGATACATAAAGACTTAGGTAGTTTTTTCTTTATTGGGCTTGTTCTTACTAAAGAAAAATATCCGGAAGTGATTGAAGAAAATAAACTATCTTGTGGGGATTGTACGATATGTATTAAAGCATGCCCAGTAGGTGCACTAGATAACGGTTTTGATTGGCCAACCTGTATTAGTGGGTATAACCAAGAAAAACGCGCGCTAACTGATTATGAAATCAGTAAGAACGCACTTTTAATGGGATGTGATATATGTCAACGCGTATGTCCTTATAATAAAGGTGTCAATTCTACTAGAGTAGAGGCATTTAGAGAAAAGCCAACATCTTATGTCATCATCCAAGATTTGTTTGATTTGACGAATAAAGAGTTTATGGAGAAATACGGAAAACATGCCTATACATGGCGTGGTAAAACATTACTTTTAAGAAACGCACTGACCATCTTACTTAGACAAAAAAATGTAGCATATAACGACTTGATTAGACAAACTATTATTGATCCAAAATATCCTGATTGGTATAAAGAAGATGCTCAAAATATTTTAAATAAATTAGAAAAGTTTGACATATAG
- the fba gene encoding class II fructose-1,6-bisphosphate aldolase — translation MLVSAKEMLQKAKAEGYAVAQININNLEWIKAVLSTVEELKSPVILGVSEGAAKYMGGYENVMAMVSTLDKAMNISVPVAVHLDHGTYEGAFKAIRAGFTSVMFDGSHYPFEENLKKTQEVVAVAHAVGVSVEAEVGSIGGEEDGVVGTGELADPEECRIIAATGVDLFAAGIGNIHGKYPANWKGLDFGVLKTVSEVTNGVPLVLHGGTGIPADQITKAISLGIAKINVNTELQLAFAAATRKYIEEGKDLESKGFDPRKLLNPGYVAMKQVIKDKLTMFGSVNKA, via the coding sequence ATGTTAGTTTCCGCAAAAGAAATGTTACAAAAAGCTAAGGCTGAAGGTTATGCTGTTGCACAAATCAACATCAACAACCTTGAATGGATTAAAGCAGTATTATCTACTGTTGAAGAATTAAAATCACCAGTGATTTTAGGTGTATCAGAAGGTGCAGCTAAATACATGGGTGGTTATGAAAACGTTATGGCTATGGTATCTACATTAGACAAAGCAATGAACATTAGTGTTCCAGTTGCAGTTCATCTAGACCATGGTACTTATGAAGGTGCTTTTAAAGCAATCCGCGCTGGTTTTACTTCAGTAATGTTTGATGGTTCACACTATCCATTTGAAGAAAACTTAAAGAAAACGCAAGAAGTTGTAGCAGTTGCACACGCTGTTGGTGTATCTGTAGAAGCTGAAGTGGGTTCAATTGGTGGGGAAGAAGACGGTGTTGTTGGTACAGGTGAATTAGCTGATCCAGAAGAATGCCGTATTATTGCAGCTACTGGTGTAGATCTATTCGCTGCTGGTATTGGTAATATTCATGGTAAATACCCAGCAAACTGGAAAGGTTTAGACTTTGGCGTATTAAAAACTGTAAGTGAAGTTACAAATGGTGTACCTTTAGTATTACATGGTGGTACAGGTATTCCTGCAGACCAAATTACTAAAGCAATTTCATTAGGTATTGCAAAAATCAACGTAAACACTGAGTTACAATTAGCATTTGCTGCTGCAACTAGAAAATACATTGAAGAAGGTAAAGACCTAGAATCTAAAGGATTTGACCCAAGAAAATTATTAAATCCTGGTTATGTAGCAATGAAACAAGTTATTAAAGATAAATTAACAATGTTTGGTTCAGTAAATAAAGCTTAA
- a CDS encoding CTP synthase: MATKFIFVTGGVVSSLGKGISASAIGQILKSRGLKVFTQKFDPYINVDPGTMSPFQHGEVFVTDDGAETDLDLGHYERFIDINLTKESSITTGKIYQNVINKERRGDYLGATVQVIPHVTDEIKLKLKEAAQISGADVIITETGGTVGDIESLPYLEAIRQARRDFGYKNTLYIHNTLVPFLKASNEIKTKPTQHSVKELRSLGIQPDIIILRSEVNISSDVKEKIALFCDVDKEAVFESLDVNVIYESILNFRKQKIDDYILKHFQIDNEVIPDMSSWEDLIERIKTPQHRITIGLVGKYVTLQDAYLSVSESLKHAGFYHRCEVKIKWLNAEKLTNDNYEDTLESCDGILVPGGFGKRATSGKLLAIQYAREHNIPFFGICYGMQLATIEYARNVLGYKEAETTEIDPNTSMPLIHTLEAPGTDLGGTLRLGLYDCKIEPNTVASKSYGHALIKERHRHRYEFNNQYKALFNDNNFIFSGINPERNLVEIIELKNHVWFVGVQYHPEFLSRPLRPHPLFRRFIEMSLKNNKIKQ, translated from the coding sequence ATGGCTACAAAATTTATATTTGTTACAGGCGGCGTTGTATCATCTTTAGGTAAAGGTATATCAGCATCTGCAATCGGTCAAATTTTAAAATCTAGAGGGTTAAAGGTGTTTACCCAAAAGTTTGATCCTTATATTAATGTGGATCCAGGTACCATGAGTCCTTTTCAACATGGAGAGGTTTTTGTTACAGATGATGGTGCAGAAACAGACTTAGATTTAGGGCATTATGAACGTTTTATTGATATTAATTTGACAAAGGAATCCTCGATTACAACAGGTAAGATATATCAAAACGTTATTAATAAAGAACGTAGAGGGGATTATTTAGGTGCAACTGTACAAGTTATTCCTCATGTTACAGATGAAATCAAATTAAAGTTAAAAGAAGCAGCACAAATATCCGGTGCAGACGTTATTATCACTGAAACTGGCGGCACAGTAGGCGATATTGAATCTCTTCCATACTTAGAAGCAATTCGTCAAGCAAGACGTGATTTTGGCTATAAAAACACGCTTTATATACATAATACTCTAGTACCTTTTTTAAAAGCATCTAATGAGATCAAAACAAAACCAACCCAACACTCTGTTAAAGAGTTAAGATCACTTGGTATTCAACCAGATATTATTATATTAAGAAGTGAAGTAAATATTAGTAGTGATGTAAAGGAAAAGATTGCGTTATTTTGTGATGTTGATAAAGAAGCAGTGTTTGAATCTCTTGATGTTAACGTTATATATGAATCTATTTTAAATTTTAGAAAACAAAAAATTGATGACTATATCTTAAAGCATTTCCAAATAGATAATGAAGTTATACCAGATATGTCTTCTTGGGAAGATTTAATTGAACGTATTAAAACCCCACAACACCGTATTACGATTGGTTTAGTTGGTAAGTATGTGACACTACAAGATGCATATTTATCTGTATCAGAATCACTAAAACACGCAGGATTTTATCACCGCTGTGAAGTTAAAATTAAATGGTTAAATGCTGAAAAGCTAACCAATGATAACTATGAAGATACCTTAGAGTCTTGTGATGGTATTTTAGTACCTGGTGGATTTGGTAAAAGAGCAACCTCAGGTAAACTATTAGCGATTCAGTATGCTAGAGAACATAACATACCCTTCTTTGGTATATGTTATGGTATGCAACTAGCAACCATTGAATATGCTAGAAATGTATTAGGTTATAAAGAAGCTGAAACCACAGAAATTGATCCGAATACATCTATGCCACTTATCCATACACTAGAAGCACCAGGCACTGATTTAGGTGGTACATTAAGATTAGGTTTATATGATTGTAAGATTGAACCAAATACTGTTGCATCTAAGTCTTATGGGCATGCTCTAATTAAGGAACGTCATAGACATCGTTATGAATTTAACAATCAATATAAGGCGTTATTTAACGATAATAATTTTATATTTAGTGGTATAAATCCTGAGCGAAATTTAGTGGAAATTATTGAACTTAAAAACCATGTTTGGTTTGTAGGCGTACAATATCACCCTGAGTTTTTATCAAGACCACTACGCCCACACCCGTTATTTAGAAGATTTATAGAAATGTCTCTTAAAAATAACAAAATTAAGCAATAA
- the heR gene encoding heliorhodopsin HeR yields the protein MGNYFQFLKGQNKLERLRRFNFIMGFLHLIQGIAMVFLAIFVIEKIAEFQPQIVQLYITYDGPINGLVVASKDLFILPFGILVASFLIISALAHALISVPNNLFDIYAKDLEKGINRFRWFEYALSSSIMIVLISTLFGITDIGSLILIFIVNAAMNLFGLVMEQLNEAKSKVNWGPFIWGSIAGIAPWIVIIVYMTGNPALDQVPWFVWAIVGTYFVAFNTFPFNMILQYLKVGKWKDYLYGERVYIVLSLVAKSILAWLVLFGAMQP from the coding sequence ATGGGTAATTATTTTCAGTTTTTAAAAGGTCAAAATAAGTTAGAACGTCTTAGACGATTCAACTTTATTATGGGATTCCTTCATTTAATCCAAGGGATAGCAATGGTTTTTCTAGCAATTTTTGTCATAGAAAAAATTGCAGAATTTCAACCTCAAATTGTACAACTTTATATCACCTATGATGGACCGATTAATGGTCTTGTTGTTGCAAGTAAAGACTTGTTTATCTTACCATTTGGTATATTAGTTGCAAGTTTTTTAATCATTTCAGCACTTGCACATGCATTAATCTCTGTACCCAATAACCTATTTGATATCTATGCTAAAGATTTAGAAAAAGGTATCAATAGATTTAGATGGTTTGAATATGCATTAAGTAGTTCTATTATGATTGTTTTAATATCTACATTATTTGGTATTACAGATATTGGGTCTTTAATCTTAATCTTTATTGTAAATGCCGCCATGAATCTCTTTGGGCTTGTTATGGAACAACTTAACGAAGCTAAATCTAAGGTGAACTGGGGTCCATTTATTTGGGGTTCTATTGCAGGGATTGCACCATGGATAGTGATTATTGTTTACATGACAGGTAATCCAGCACTTGATCAAGTACCTTGGTTTGTTTGGGCAATTGTAGGTACTTACTTTGTTGCATTTAATACATTCCCGTTTAATATGATTTTACAATACCTTAAGGTGGGTAAATGGAAAGATTATCTATATGGTGAAAGAGTTTATATCGTCTTATCACTTGTTGCTAAATCAATTCTTGCTTGGTTAGTTTTATTTGGTGCGATGCAACCTTAA
- a CDS encoding tocopherol cyclase family protein gives MRNVFKDDKYQGLQKKNYFEGWYFKSVTSNQNISIAVIPGVSLAIDDRHAFIQVFVYTNNTLEKSVHNYYFRFDINDFKADKHKFEVSIKDNKFSLEGITLNLEDEDTVIRGNYQISNPVKLPQSLLQPTIMGPFSYLPLMECYHGILSMNHTISGTIYYNDIAIDFNEGRGYIEKDYGKSFPKGYVWVQTNHFEKADTSLFLSVAAIPYLGITFNGFIVNFYHNLKHYRFATYNGSKIKVEDIGQKEVRYSFRKRKYTLEVEAKIDDFVTLASPKFGKMDHTIKEGLSGFVKLKLMKKGIVIFEGTSGSAGIEIMKRPNIKDR, from the coding sequence ATGAGAAATGTATTTAAAGATGATAAGTATCAAGGACTACAAAAAAAGAATTACTTTGAAGGATGGTATTTTAAATCTGTCACATCAAATCAAAATATTAGTATTGCAGTCATTCCAGGCGTTTCACTTGCCATAGATGATAGACACGCCTTTATTCAAGTATTTGTATATACGAATAACACACTAGAAAAATCCGTTCATAATTATTACTTTAGATTTGATATAAATGATTTTAAAGCAGACAAGCATAAATTCGAAGTATCCATTAAAGATAATAAATTTTCTTTAGAAGGTATTACATTAAATCTAGAAGATGAAGATACAGTGATTCGTGGAAATTACCAAATCTCAAATCCAGTAAAACTTCCTCAATCGCTACTACAACCTACAATCATGGGACCTTTTTCCTACCTACCACTCATGGAGTGTTACCACGGTATTTTATCAATGAATCACACCATATCTGGTACCATATATTACAATGACATAGCAATAGACTTTAATGAGGGTAGAGGATATATTGAGAAAGACTATGGAAAGTCATTTCCAAAAGGTTATGTTTGGGTTCAAACAAACCACTTTGAAAAGGCAGACACCTCACTTTTCTTATCGGTTGCTGCAATACCTTATTTAGGTATTACATTTAACGGATTTATCGTAAACTTTTATCACAATTTAAAACATTACCGTTTTGCAACCTACAACGGATCTAAAATCAAAGTTGAAGATATCGGACAAAAAGAAGTAAGATATAGCTTTAGAAAGAGAAAATACACATTAGAAGTTGAAGCCAAAATTGATGATTTTGTTACACTAGCATCCCCTAAGTTTGGTAAGATGGACCATACGATTAAAGAAGGCTTATCAGGTTTTGTTAAGTTAAAGTTAATGAAAAAAGGGATTGTCATATTTGAAGGCACATCTGGTAGTGCTGGTATCGAAATCATGAAGCGCCCAAATATCAAAGATAGATAG
- the rpoE gene encoding DNA-directed RNA polymerase subunit delta, which translates to MADKKLNELSLLDTITYILKENKEPMSIYDLIEATAKQSGMDIEDVDAMTQLYMDITLSGKFVFVGDDKWTLKDGHLEYWDKDGYAFISPEEIEDISDDEIDFSDFNLADIEDLEVDLVDEDNEDDLDDEDEEDLDEEIIEEKAYVDVGLDLVSTDEDEGLDDVDLDLDDDYDEDDYNDIMDDYEDMYDN; encoded by the coding sequence ATGGCTGACAAAAAATTAAATGAATTATCTTTATTAGATACCATCACATATATTCTTAAAGAAAACAAAGAACCTATGTCTATTTACGATCTAATTGAAGCTACTGCTAAACAAAGTGGTATGGATATTGAAGACGTAGATGCAATGACACAACTATACATGGATATCACTTTATCCGGTAAATTTGTTTTTGTAGGGGATGATAAATGGACGCTAAAAGATGGACATTTAGAATATTGGGATAAAGATGGTTACGCATTCATTTCTCCAGAAGAAATTGAAGACATTTCTGATGATGAAATTGACTTTTCAGATTTTAACTTAGCAGATATTGAAGACTTAGAAGTTGACTTAGTTGATGAAGACAACGAAGATGACTTAGATGACGAAGATGAAGAAGATCTAGATGAAGAAATCATTGAAGAAAAAGCATACGTAGACGTTGGACTAGACTTAGTTTCAACGGATGAAGATGAAGGCTTAGATGATGTTGATCTAGACTTGGATGATGACTATGATGAAGATGACTACAACGACATCATGGATGACTATGAAGATATGTATGACAACTAA
- the recR gene encoding recombination mediator RecR, with the protein MYPTIILELIDDLKKLPGIGEKTAERLALHLTNWDSEDLKHFGTHLIELKTNISFCDICGLLTDDHICSICKDETKDKTQIMVVSDSKDVFAIEKTKTFHGNYHVLNGLIDFSKGIEPKDLNFDKLTNRVKDIKEIIIATNSNVEGELTAQYIKSLYKDLDLTISRLGYGLPVGADLKYADQLTLTKAVENRQKY; encoded by the coding sequence ATGTATCCAACAATTATACTAGAACTTATTGATGACTTGAAAAAGTTACCAGGCATTGGCGAAAAAACTGCAGAACGCTTAGCGCTACACTTAACCAATTGGGATAGTGAAGACTTAAAGCATTTTGGAACACATCTTATAGAATTAAAAACCAACATATCATTTTGTGATATATGCGGTCTTCTAACAGATGACCATATATGTTCTATCTGTAAAGATGAAACAAAAGATAAAACCCAAATTATGGTGGTATCTGATTCTAAAGATGTTTTTGCTATTGAAAAAACTAAAACATTCCATGGTAACTACCATGTATTAAATGGACTCATCGATTTTTCTAAAGGTATAGAACCCAAAGATTTAAACTTTGATAAGTTAACCAATAGAGTTAAAGATATCAAAGAAATCATCATTGCGACGAACTCCAATGTTGAGGGTGAACTCACCGCTCAATACATTAAATCACTATATAAAGACCTAGATCTTACAATATCTAGATTAGGATATGGCTTACCGGTAGGCGCAGATTTAAAATACGCAGACCAACTAACACTAACTAAAGCTGTAGAAAACCGACAAAAGTATTAA
- a CDS encoding YbaB/EbfC family nucleoid-associated protein, with amino-acid sequence MNPNMLNKLKKMQKQIQDAQEQIESSEFTGKASGVTVIMQGTRQVIDVKIDEALLEEVELLQDAILLAVNDALGQIDKTQEETMGQFSGGMGGLGF; translated from the coding sequence ATGAATCCGAATATGTTAAATAAATTAAAGAAAATGCAAAAACAAATTCAAGATGCTCAAGAGCAAATTGAATCATCTGAATTTACAGGTAAAGCAAGTGGTGTCACTGTCATTATGCAAGGCACTAGACAAGTTATCGATGTAAAAATTGATGAAGCTTTACTTGAAGAAGTAGAATTACTACAAGATGCTATTTTACTTGCTGTAAATGATGCACTTGGACAAATTGATAAAACTCAAGAAGAAACCATGGGACAATTCTCAGGTGGCATGGGTGGATTAGGATTTTAA
- the dnaX gene encoding DNA polymerase III subunit gamma/tau, with the protein MSYVALYRTYRPKFFKDVFGQKVIVQTLQNALLNEKIGHAYIFSGPRGTGKTSVAKIVAKALNCLEAPAKEPCGKCDVCLGVDRGDVPDIIEIDAASNNGVDEIRDLRDKVKYAPSIGKYKVYIIDEVHMLTTAAFNALLKTLEEPPKYVVFILATTEPHKVPATILSRCQRFDFKNIEMDQIEENLKQIINKENLKITPEALTAIARTAEGGMRDALSLLDQVVSFTNDEITEEDIYTVSGGLSRRYINELLKVIYLKQPQKALDLLNQIIKDGKDIARMVSDIILALRDVLLDKIRPDKKYPDLKDIKPNLIYAYLDILNDLQQELKFTTSKRAYLELALIKMINHESIEMVSLEDKITHLESDIVKLKELVNKAQVSQEAVKTPVQNIPASRPTNLKALVTVKEIEDILNHADRQKRSLLNRGWPVLKDYDNPSLKPVAELLSEGTLEAVGNEDVMLLVYDDLYTAKTMLNPEIKQKVLEILNQKQKLVRDYTVLFKPDWMILKADYAAQYNAGTSKPKLKEIDLHLYETLINETKSEQKVPEIVEFAVEYFGKEKVKVEE; encoded by the coding sequence ATGAGTTATGTAGCACTTTATCGTACCTATAGACCAAAGTTTTTTAAAGATGTTTTTGGACAAAAAGTTATTGTTCAAACCCTTCAAAATGCACTCTTAAATGAAAAGATTGGACATGCTTATATTTTCTCTGGTCCTCGTGGCACCGGAAAAACTTCGGTTGCTAAAATCGTTGCTAAAGCACTAAACTGTTTAGAAGCACCAGCAAAAGAGCCTTGTGGCAAATGTGATGTGTGTTTAGGTGTTGATCGCGGTGATGTACCAGATATTATAGAAATTGATGCTGCATCCAATAATGGTGTAGATGAGATTAGAGATTTAAGAGATAAAGTAAAATATGCACCAAGTATCGGTAAATATAAAGTCTATATTATCGATGAGGTCCATATGCTTACAACAGCAGCATTTAATGCACTCTTAAAAACACTCGAAGAACCACCGAAGTATGTTGTCTTTATTTTAGCAACAACAGAACCTCATAAAGTACCAGCAACGATTTTAAGTCGCTGTCAACGATTTGATTTCAAGAATATTGAAATGGATCAAATTGAGGAAAATTTAAAACAAATTATCAACAAAGAAAATTTAAAAATCACACCGGAAGCTTTAACTGCAATCGCACGTACTGCAGAAGGTGGTATGCGTGATGCATTAAGCTTACTTGACCAAGTGGTCTCATTTACAAATGATGAAATCACTGAAGAAGATATCTATACCGTATCAGGTGGTTTATCTAGAAGATATATTAATGAACTGTTAAAAGTGATATATCTTAAACAACCCCAAAAGGCATTAGATCTATTAAACCAAATTATTAAAGATGGTAAAGACATTGCACGTATGGTCTCAGATATTATCTTAGCTTTACGTGATGTGTTATTAGATAAAATAAGACCAGATAAGAAATATCCAGATCTTAAAGATATCAAACCAAACTTAATCTATGCATACTTAGATATTCTAAATGACTTACAACAAGAACTAAAGTTCACAACCTCAAAACGTGCATACTTAGAACTTGCTTTAATTAAGATGATTAACCATGAATCCATTGAAATGGTTTCACTAGAAGATAAAATTACACATCTAGAAAGTGATATCGTAAAATTAAAGGAACTTGTAAATAAGGCTCAAGTTAGCCAAGAAGCAGTCAAAACACCAGTACAAAACATACCCGCCTCTAGACCAACCAATCTTAAAGCTTTAGTTACTGTTAAGGAAATAGAAGATATATTAAACCACGCAGATAGGCAAAAACGTAGTTTATTAAATAGAGGTTGGCCAGTATTAAAAGATTATGATAATCCAAGCCTAAAACCTGTTGCTGAACTCTTAAGTGAAGGCACATTAGAAGCTGTAGGTAATGAGGATGTCATGCTTCTAGTATATGATGATTTATATACTGCTAAAACCATGTTGAATCCAGAGATTAAACAAAAGGTTTTAGAAATATTAAATCAAAAACAAAAATTAGTTAGAGATTATACAGTACTGTTTAAACCAGACTGGATGATTTTAAAAGCTGATTATGCAGCACAATACAATGCAGGTACTTCAAAACCTAAACTTAAAGAAATAGATCTCCATTTATATGAAACGCTAATAAATGAAACCAAATCAGAACAAAAAGTACCTGAAATAGTGGAATTTGCTGTAGAATATTTTGGAAAAGAAAAAGTGAAAGTAGAGGAATAA
- the mnmE gene encoding tRNA uridine-5-carboxymethylaminomethyl(34) synthesis GTPase MnmE, with protein MQFQTIAAIATPLGTAGISVIRVSGDEAISKVNQIFKGKNLNKVKSHTIHYGHILNEDGSILDEVMISVFIAPKSFTKEDVVEISTHGGILITQKVLERILETGIELAQPGEFSKRAFLNGRIDLVQAEAIMDIIHATNENAIKVANKALNKATSSMIDNLKSKVLTLIAQIEVNIDYPEYDDAIIMSKELIYPRVNDLLDEINDILTKSKRTQYIREGVKTVIVGRPNVGKSSLLNALLNEERAIVSDIAGTTRDTIDAFVNLDGVTLQLIDTAGIRDALDTIEKIGVDRSRKAIHEAELVLLVLDLSQKLTKEDEMLLTLTEHKNRIIIGNKKDLPSYLEIDTNVQISTLEKEGLSVLESEILKTLKLDNLVDKDFNYLSNVRHIQKLKEAKTSLESVINAIHHDMPVDIYAVDLTTAWNRLGEILGNHQYGDLLTELFSKFCLGK; from the coding sequence ATGCAATTTCAAACCATTGCTGCAATCGCAACCCCATTAGGGACTGCAGGTATTTCTGTAATTAGGGTATCTGGTGATGAAGCAATTTCAAAAGTAAATCAAATATTTAAGGGTAAGAACTTAAACAAGGTTAAGAGTCATACCATTCATTATGGACACATCTTAAATGAAGATGGGTCTATATTAGATGAAGTTATGATCTCTGTTTTTATCGCACCTAAGTCTTTTACAAAAGAAGATGTTGTAGAAATATCTACACACGGTGGTATATTAATCACTCAAAAAGTATTGGAGCGTATTTTAGAAACAGGTATTGAACTTGCACAACCGGGTGAGTTTTCAAAAAGAGCATTTTTAAATGGTCGAATTGACCTTGTTCAAGCAGAAGCGATTATGGACATTATTCATGCTACAAACGAAAATGCGATTAAGGTTGCCAATAAAGCTTTAAATAAAGCAACTTCATCCATGATTGATAATTTAAAATCCAAAGTATTAACTTTAATTGCACAAATTGAAGTGAACATTGATTATCCAGAATATGATGATGCTATCATCATGAGTAAAGAACTTATTTATCCAAGAGTCAACGATTTGTTAGATGAGATTAATGATATTCTAACCAAATCTAAACGTACTCAGTACATTAGAGAAGGTGTTAAAACGGTTATCGTTGGACGCCCTAATGTAGGTAAATCAAGTTTATTAAACGCACTTCTTAATGAAGAGCGCGCCATTGTCTCAGATATTGCTGGTACTACAAGAGATACGATTGATGCATTTGTAAACCTTGATGGTGTCACCTTACAGTTAATTGATACTGCAGGTATTAGAGATGCACTAGATACCATCGAAAAGATTGGTGTAGATCGAAGTAGAAAAGCAATTCATGAAGCAGAACTTGTTTTATTGGTTTTAGACTTAAGTCAAAAACTAACTAAAGAAGATGAGATGCTTCTAACATTAACTGAACATAAAAATAGAATTATTATTGGAAATAAAAAAGATTTACCGTCATATTTAGAAATAGATACAAATGTTCAAATATCTACATTAGAAAAAGAAGGATTAAGTGTTTTAGAGTCAGAAATTCTTAAAACTTTAAAACTTGATAACCTTGTAGATAAGGACTTTAATTACTTATCTAATGTCCGCCATATACAAAAGCTAAAAGAGGCTAAAACATCACTAGAAAGCGTTATAAACGCTATCCACCATGATATGCCTGTGGATATCTATGCAGTGGATCTTACAACTGCTTGGAACCGCTTAGGTGAAATACTAGGGAATCATCAATATGGTGATTTATTGACGGAATTATTTTCTAAATTCTGTCTTGGAAAATAG
- a CDS encoding MgtC/SapB family protein, with protein MNVFFELPEGFNLIESFLTWEQWLFMIIIPALVVITITFLIGLERQNVGKAAGISSHVLVGISALMIAIMQRMIFFQEITNGIESPQSQRVIAQVVTGIGFIGAGVIMKDSNNIIHGITTASTIWFSALLGIVLGMGFLYEGIAFGVFVAGFIILRDFRRGVNPFVPVIEDMKSAPKIIDDRTKK; from the coding sequence ATGAATGTATTTTTCGAGTTACCGGAAGGATTCAATTTGATTGAATCGTTTCTGACGTGGGAACAATGGTTATTTATGATCATTATCCCAGCATTAGTAGTTATAACAATTACATTTTTAATTGGTCTAGAAAGACAAAACGTAGGAAAAGCAGCAGGTATTTCAAGTCACGTATTGGTAGGTATATCAGCACTCATGATTGCGATTATGCAACGTATGATATTCTTCCAAGAAATTACCAATGGTATTGAATCACCGCAATCACAAAGAGTGATTGCACAAGTTGTTACAGGGATTGGTTTTATTGGAGCTGGTGTTATTATGAAGGACTCTAATAATATTATCCATGGTATTACAACTGCATCAACCATTTGGTTTAGTGCATTACTTGGTATCGTTTTAGGTATGGGCTTTTTATATGAAGGTATCGCATTTGGTGTGTTTGTAGCTGGTTTTATTATTCTAAGAGACTTTAGACGTGGTGTAAACCCGTTTGTACCAGTCATTGAAGATATGAAAAGCGCGCCCAAAATTATAGACGATAGAACAAAGAAATAA